The Pedobacter mucosus genome window below encodes:
- a CDS encoding cold-shock protein — MQEGTVKFFNVTKGFGFIVPANGDSEIFVHSTGLIDEIRENDKVQYEVANGKKGLNAVNVKVI; from the coding sequence ATGCAAGAAGGCACAGTAAAATTCTTCAATGTAACTAAAGGTTTTGGCTTTATCGTACCAGCTAACGGCGATAGCGAAATTTTTGTTCATTCAACAGGTCTTATCGACGAAATCCGTGAAAACGACAAAGTACAGTACGAAGTTGCTAACGGTAAAAAAGGCTTAAATGCCGTTAATGTGAAAGTAATTTAA
- a CDS encoding phosphodiester glycosidase family protein produces MYKKASFLLLFLLIGGTAFAQNIDSITVSKTKWEKIRIARKVRLFKHHFDQKNLFAANENISFLEVKNKGRKSIFALDAEEKELITTSDFGIRNKAIAAVNGNFFDVKNGGSVDFVRVNEKVVNTNRLDKNGNRAKHQQAAIVVDSKGKLNIKKWDGSADWETKLTEQNILLNGPLLTFNGVNEVLDTAGFNRLRHPRTCLGLKPNGNAIVLTVDGRNDNSAGMSLFELTKLMKWLGCTSVINFDGGGSTTLWINGMPDNGVINYPTDNKKWDHEGQRKVANVILVKKK; encoded by the coding sequence ATGTATAAGAAAGCCTCTTTCCTTTTGTTGTTCCTGCTGATTGGAGGAACGGCATTTGCTCAAAACATCGACTCCATAACGGTTTCAAAAACCAAATGGGAAAAGATTCGTATTGCAAGAAAGGTTCGTTTGTTTAAACATCATTTTGATCAAAAAAATCTTTTTGCAGCAAATGAAAACATCTCGTTTCTCGAAGTAAAAAACAAGGGTAGAAAATCCATTTTTGCGCTTGATGCGGAGGAGAAAGAATTGATTACAACCAGCGATTTTGGAATAAGAAACAAGGCGATTGCTGCGGTAAACGGAAATTTTTTCGATGTGAAAAATGGCGGTTCTGTAGATTTTGTTCGTGTAAATGAAAAGGTTGTAAATACCAATCGGTTAGATAAAAATGGCAATAGAGCTAAACATCAACAAGCTGCAATCGTAGTTGATTCGAAAGGAAAACTCAACATCAAAAAGTGGGATGGATCTGCGGATTGGGAAACAAAGCTAACTGAACAAAACATTTTATTAAACGGACCTTTGTTAACTTTTAACGGTGTTAATGAAGTTCTAGATACTGCAGGTTTTAATCGGCTGCGCCATCCAAGAACATGTTTAGGCTTAAAACCAAATGGAAATGCGATTGTATTAACAGTTGATGGTCGTAACGATAATTCTGCCGGAATGAGTTTGTTCGAATTAACAAAGTTGATGAAATGGTTGGGTTGTACAAGTGTAATTAACTTTGATGGAGGCGGCTCAACAACGTTATGGATTAACGGAATGCCAGATAATGGCGTAATAAACTATCCAACAGATAATAAAAAATGGGATCATGAAGGGCAACGTAAAGTAGCAAATGTGATTTTGGTTAAAAAGAAATAA
- a CDS encoding hotdog fold thioesterase: MWFKNFTVDELNGRPKNHLGGLLDIKFTEIGDDFIIGTMPVDERTHQPAGILHGGASVVLAETLGSIASYMCIDPDKFLAVGLEVNANHLRPVKSGLVKGICKPLHVGAKTQVWEIKIYDERGKMNCISRLTVAIIVKPQ, encoded by the coding sequence ATGTGGTTTAAAAATTTTACGGTAGATGAATTAAATGGCCGTCCGAAAAACCATTTAGGTGGTTTATTAGATATAAAATTTACAGAAATTGGCGACGATTTCATTATTGGCACAATGCCTGTTGATGAGCGTACCCATCAACCTGCCGGCATTTTGCATGGTGGCGCATCGGTTGTTTTGGCAGAAACCTTGGGCAGCATCGCTTCTTACATGTGTATAGATCCTGATAAATTTCTTGCCGTTGGTTTAGAAGTTAATGCAAATCACCTGCGCCCCGTTAAAAGTGGTTTGGTAAAAGGTATTTGCAAACCTTTACATGTTGGCGCCAAAACGCAGGTTTGGGAAATCAAAATATATGATGAACGTGGAAAAATGAATTGCATCAGTCGTTTAACCGTTGCAATTATTGTTAAGCCGCAATAA
- a CDS encoding RNA polymerase sigma factor, which yields MEQKTNDVTLIQNILSGDTKQYALLVKRHQRFVFTLALRFAKNREDAEEIAQDCFIKAYKALGTFKQTAKFSTWLYTITYTTAMTFLRKKRINTSSLNDDETLIQLENHTSSFNANGYDKQDSHAFLQHAIGMLNVDDAAIITLFYQGEQSLEEIGNALNMEANTIKVKLHRARQRLKEKLQFLLKDEVKELL from the coding sequence ATGGAGCAAAAAACTAATGATGTTACGCTAATTCAAAATATATTGAGTGGTGATACCAAGCAATATGCTTTGTTGGTGAAAAGGCATCAGCGATTTGTTTTTACACTCGCTTTAAGATTCGCCAAAAATCGCGAAGATGCAGAAGAAATCGCTCAGGATTGTTTCATAAAAGCTTATAAAGCCTTAGGTACATTTAAGCAAACGGCTAAGTTTAGCACTTGGCTTTATACAATTACTTATACAACGGCCATGACATTTTTACGGAAGAAACGGATTAATACAAGCTCGTTAAATGATGATGAAACGCTGATTCAATTAGAAAACCATACCTCGAGTTTTAATGCTAATGGTTATGATAAACAAGATAGTCACGCTTTTTTGCAACATGCAATTGGCATGTTAAATGTTGATGATGCTGCAATTATCACTTTGTTTTATCAAGGTGAACAAAGTTTAGAAGAGATTGGAAATGCTTTAAATATGGAGGCGAATACCATAAAAGTGAAATTACACAGGGCCAGACAAAGGCTAAAGGAAAAGTTGCAATTTTTATTAAAAGATGAAGTAAAGGAGCTGTTATGA
- a CDS encoding DUF6249 domain-containing protein produces the protein MSGILVPITLFLGAFAMVFGIRYLSNKEKMAMIERGIDPGINKATPKPFISLKFGLLLVGLGLGLLVALFTVRATFGNDLTHGEEGQSVAIYFGCIGIFGGLGLIISYLIEKKWLDKEMIK, from the coding sequence ATGTCTGGCATATTAGTCCCAATCACACTTTTTTTAGGAGCATTCGCAATGGTTTTTGGAATTCGCTACTTATCAAACAAAGAAAAAATGGCAATGATCGAACGTGGAATCGATCCTGGAATAAATAAAGCAACACCAAAGCCGTTTATAAGTTTAAAATTCGGATTGTTACTAGTCGGTTTAGGCTTGGGTTTATTAGTGGCACTTTTTACCGTTAGAGCAACTTTTGGTAACGATTTAACCCATGGCGAAGAAGGCCAATCTGTAGCAATTTATTTTGGATGCATCGGAATTTTTGGAGGCTTAGGTTTAATTATTTCTTATCTAATTGAAAAGAAATGGCTGGATAAAGAAATGATTAAATAA
- a CDS encoding D-alanyl-D-alanine carboxypeptidase/D-alanyl-D-alanine-endopeptidase — MFLSHSKTAFFFALVLATVIFTGCSTNKMISRKVATTFDNSQLIKQYQVGFALYNMEDEKMIYQKDADKYFTPASNTKLFTFYASLKMLPETMPALKYIERNDSLIFWGTGDPSFLQFAVKDKSAYNFLLASNKKLFFAPGRYSGNFFGDGWTWDDYDYYYQPEITEMPIMDNMVTSNYAGQNKISITPKVFEPCFEVDSTKKTGNFQVTREFLTNQFHYPAVAVKPGYNQQNPYKTSAQTTVEVLSDTLHKHIEIINLKIPANAKTLYGAKRDSVLKHMLLPSDNFMAEHLLLVCSNQIGDTLSTVKAIDYVTKKYLSFLPDKPKWVDGSGLSRMNLFTPRDMVYILDSIYKQVNNPAKLFDMLPAGGKSGTLKNAYPKTDQPFVYGKTGSLGGVHNQSGYVITKKGKTYIYSFMNNNFVKPTAEVRNEMVRIVTYIHDNF, encoded by the coding sequence ATGTTCCTTTCTCACAGTAAAACTGCTTTTTTTTTCGCTTTAGTATTGGCCACTGTAATTTTTACGGGTTGTTCTACTAACAAAATGATTTCTAGAAAAGTTGCAACAACTTTTGATAATTCGCAGCTTATAAAACAATATCAGGTAGGTTTTGCACTCTACAATATGGAGGATGAAAAGATGATTTATCAAAAAGATGCTGATAAATATTTCACCCCAGCATCAAACACTAAGCTCTTTACGTTTTATGCCAGCTTGAAAATGTTGCCAGAAACAATGCCTGCTTTAAAATATATTGAGCGAAACGATTCACTAATTTTTTGGGGAACTGGAGATCCATCGTTTTTGCAGTTTGCTGTAAAAGATAAATCGGCCTACAACTTCCTTTTAGCATCTAATAAAAAATTATTTTTTGCTCCAGGTCGGTATTCTGGAAACTTTTTTGGCGATGGATGGACTTGGGATGATTACGATTATTATTATCAGCCAGAAATTACCGAGATGCCCATTATGGACAATATGGTAACTTCTAATTACGCAGGTCAGAATAAAATAAGTATAACGCCAAAAGTTTTTGAACCTTGTTTTGAAGTCGATTCAACAAAAAAAACAGGCAATTTTCAAGTTACTCGTGAGTTTTTAACTAACCAATTTCATTATCCAGCAGTTGCTGTAAAGCCAGGTTATAACCAGCAAAATCCTTATAAAACTAGCGCTCAAACTACGGTTGAAGTTTTATCTGATACACTACACAAACACATTGAAATCATAAATTTAAAAATCCCTGCGAATGCTAAAACACTTTATGGCGCCAAGCGAGATTCTGTTTTAAAACACATGCTTTTGCCAAGTGATAATTTTATGGCTGAACATTTATTATTGGTTTGCTCAAATCAAATTGGTGATACATTAAGCACGGTTAAAGCGATAGATTACGTAACCAAAAAATACCTTTCATTTTTGCCGGATAAACCAAAATGGGTTGATGGATCTGGCTTATCAAGAATGAATTTGTTTACGCCACGCGATATGGTTTATATTTTAGATAGCATTTACAAGCAAGTTAACAACCCTGCAAAACTTTTTGATATGTTGCCTGCCGGTGGAAAATCGGGCACTTTAAAAAATGCATATCCTAAAACTGATCAGCCATTTGTTTATGGAAAAACGGGTTCGTTAGGCGGCGTTCATAACCAAAGCGGCTATGTAATTACCAAAAAAGGCAAAACCTATATTTACTCCTTCATGAATAATAATTTTGTAAAGCCTACGGCTGAGGTTAGAAATGAGATGGTTAGGATTGTGACTTACATCCATGATAATTTTTAA
- a CDS encoding Crp/Fnr family transcriptional regulator produces the protein MQEKFKLLEIFNSLSIESISLLDHYFKCVAYPKGKILIHAEKIESYFYILESGIARAYSDGENQQITFWFGQSGDVLFSFNSYINSKAGYESIELLEDSKLYQIKLNDLFSLYNCNLEIANWGRKVAERELIATEQRLIDRSFKGAAKRYQEFTEQSPDLIKKVALKHIASYLGVTQVTLSRIRAAHK, from the coding sequence TTGCAAGAAAAATTCAAACTTTTAGAAATATTTAATTCGCTTAGCATTGAATCTATAAGCTTGCTTGACCACTATTTCAAATGTGTGGCCTACCCTAAAGGAAAAATTTTAATTCATGCTGAAAAAATTGAGTCTTACTTTTATATTTTAGAAAGTGGAATTGCCAGAGCATATTCTGATGGAGAAAACCAGCAAATAACTTTCTGGTTCGGTCAAAGTGGCGACGTTTTATTTTCTTTTAATAGTTATATAAATAGTAAGGCTGGCTACGAATCCATTGAACTTTTAGAAGATTCCAAGTTATATCAGATCAAATTAAACGACCTATTCTCCCTTTATAACTGCAACTTAGAAATTGCAAATTGGGGAAGAAAAGTTGCAGAAAGAGAGCTCATAGCAACTGAACAAAGATTAATTGACAGATCCTTCAAAGGTGCAGCCAAACGATATCAAGAATTTACAGAGCAGTCGCCCGATTTAATAAAAAAGGTTGCATTAAAACATATTGCTTCCTATTTAGGTGTTACACAAGTTACTTTAAGCCGGATAAGGGCAGCTCATAAATAG
- a CDS encoding aspartyl protease family protein: MLTKYRPVVMVCLRKIILCVGSLLIFSTGFSQEFYFPGKQQKQSIAFKCIKNLIIIPVLVNGKGPYDFVLDTGVGPMIITDPSIIGSLDFSTLRKIKVSGLGIEVVEAYISQNISAEIGRAKIDRIPTAILKEDLFNLSGHLGIRVYGLIGYNFFNSFMVDIRYSENKIVFRNYDSKIKYRGSKIPIQIDNQKPYVLADIELPELGKVQGKFLMDTGASHALSLEMFGGGEFPLPQKKIKANLGMSLSGQIKGYVGRISKFYIGKFVFKDIISGFPDYETIAKKIDLNVRNGNLGAEILRKFNIQFNYKEEFMYIKPNSGSKLPFEHDMVGMVIYLDQGEYKHFIIGEIDENSPAERAGLCTFDEIIGVNFRSIDTYTLNDLTELFKSKADRSIIFEIYRDKKVIFKVVRLEKRI; the protein is encoded by the coding sequence ATGTTAACCAAGTATCGCCCTGTTGTAATGGTTTGTTTACGCAAAATAATTTTGTGCGTTGGCTCGCTATTAATTTTTTCAACCGGTTTTAGTCAGGAATTTTATTTCCCTGGCAAACAGCAAAAGCAATCTATTGCATTTAAATGCATTAAAAATTTAATTATAATTCCGGTTTTAGTTAACGGCAAAGGACCTTATGATTTCGTTTTAGATACTGGCGTTGGTCCAATGATCATCACTGATCCATCTATTATTGGATCCCTAGATTTCAGCACCCTTAGAAAAATAAAAGTATCCGGTTTAGGGATTGAAGTAGTGGAAGCCTACATTTCACAAAATATTTCCGCAGAAATTGGTAGGGCAAAAATAGATCGCATTCCAACTGCAATTTTAAAAGAAGACCTCTTTAATTTATCAGGCCATTTAGGTATTAGGGTTTACGGTTTAATTGGCTATAATTTCTTCAATAGTTTTATGGTTGATATTCGATACAGTGAAAATAAAATTGTTTTTAGAAATTACGACAGCAAAATTAAATATCGTGGAAGTAAAATTCCAATTCAAATCGATAACCAAAAGCCTTATGTTTTAGCAGATATCGAATTACCAGAATTGGGTAAAGTACAAGGGAAATTTTTAATGGATACGGGCGCTAGTCATGCGCTATCTTTAGAAATGTTTGGAGGAGGCGAGTTTCCGTTACCGCAAAAAAAAATAAAGGCAAACTTAGGAATGAGTTTAAGTGGCCAAATTAAAGGCTATGTTGGCAGAATTAGCAAGTTTTATATTGGAAAGTTTGTATTTAAAGATATCATTTCTGGCTTTCCAGATTACGAAACCATCGCAAAGAAAATAGACCTCAACGTTCGGAATGGAAATTTAGGTGCTGAAATTCTTCGTAAATTTAATATCCAATTTAACTATAAGGAAGAGTTTATGTACATCAAACCAAACTCAGGAAGTAAACTTCCTTTCGAGCATGATATGGTTGGTATGGTTATTTATTTGGATCAAGGTGAATACAAACATTTTATTATTGGAGAAATTGATGAAAACTCACCCGCAGAACGAGCTGGTTTATGCACTTTTGATGAGATAATTGGCGTAAATTTTAGATCGATTGATACCTATACATTGAACGACTTAACAGAATTATTTAAGTCAAAAGCAGACAGAAGCATCATATTTGAGATTTACCGTGATAAAAAAGTTATTTTCAAAGTTGTTCGGTTGGAAAAGAGAATATAA
- a CDS encoding anti-sigma factor family protein, with translation MNTIEEQLWDYIDGNLSETEAGVIEAEILNNVEFKAKYEELSKLNLAFQKLDLDEPSMSFTRNIMENIALLPAPVAMKTKVDTRIIYSIGGFFILSLLALFGYTVYDANLSWSSFNVAQKFTLEIDHLITPLTTNVFLFMDLILCLVLMDYVLRKKVTHK, from the coding sequence ATGAACACAATAGAAGAACAACTTTGGGATTATATAGACGGAAATTTAAGTGAAACTGAAGCCGGAGTTATTGAAGCAGAAATTTTGAATAATGTTGAGTTTAAGGCTAAATACGAGGAGTTATCAAAACTGAATTTGGCTTTTCAAAAATTGGATTTGGATGAACCTTCAATGTCTTTCACAAGAAATATAATGGAAAATATTGCACTTTTGCCGGCTCCAGTTGCAATGAAAACCAAAGTGGATACTAGAATAATATACTCGATAGGAGGTTTCTTTATTTTATCTTTATTGGCACTTTTTGGATATACCGTTTATGATGCAAATTTATCGTGGTCAAGTTTTAATGTAGCTCAGAAATTTACGCTGGAAATTGATCATTTAATTACACCATTAACCACAAATGTCTTTCTTTTTATGGATTTAATTCTTTGTTTAGTCTTAATGGATTATGTGTTGAGGAAGAAAGTGACTCATAAGTAA
- a CDS encoding zinc-dependent metalloprotease — protein sequence MKNNFKILALASVVAFSIAGSSSVFAQKKAKTKKGTLAAVPSATPPTTIKKEGLKPYSEIVTSKARTTNGLFKTHKVDDKWYYEIPDSLINREMLVVTRLSKAPVGIKVGNQQYGGEELNEQVWKWERRGKQIYIRVPSYATKADANSDMYESVQNSNLAQILASFEIKAYNKDTTGVLIDVTDFYNGDIMAIGATDQIRKAYKVTTYDATRSYIDTVKTFPINMEVKTAKTYRAAESPTDNSIASVTFEFNTSMLLLPKIPVKARIMDARVGYFGQSQIDYGSNAQKAERTAYIHRWNLVPKDTVAYKRGELVEPVKPIVIYIDPATPKKWVPYLIQGINDWQVAFEAAGFKNAIIGKEAPTPQQDSQFSVEDSRYSVVRYFASDIANAYGPHISDPRTGQILETHIGWYHNVMNLLRNWYFVQTAAINPAVRKAQFTDAQMGELIRFVSSHEIGHTLGLPHNFGSSYAYPVDSLRSKAFTDKHGTAPSIMDYARFNYIAQPGDGVTKLHPQIGEYDKWAVKWGYSWIPGNKNAEEEREVLDTWTLKNAGNPLYFYGRQGTSLDPRLQSEDLGDNAMKASNYGIANLKRILPNVEKWTYQKGKDYSDLKEIYTEIVGQFNRYMGHVATNVGGLSENFKTYDQKGAVYTYLPKAKQREAVTFFNQQLFTTPLWLINNEQLGKFDNGTLLNRIKAVQANTLVNLLSAPRIARLLDNETKNGSAKAYTLPELFTDLKTSVFAAGRADAFKRNLQRAYVDRLGYLMTTESELPVGFPIDAAASYGLTPINVSLSDIRPLVRAELKKLIATTKARSAAGDAITKAHYEDLNIRIKNILDPKK from the coding sequence ATGAAAAATAACTTTAAAATACTTGCGCTTGCAAGTGTTGTTGCTTTTAGTATAGCCGGATCAAGTTCGGTATTTGCACAAAAAAAAGCAAAAACAAAAAAGGGAACTTTAGCGGCGGTTCCATCAGCAACACCACCAACTACAATAAAAAAAGAAGGTTTAAAACCGTATTCTGAAATCGTAACTTCAAAAGCAAGAACAACAAACGGTTTATTTAAAACCCATAAAGTAGACGATAAGTGGTATTACGAAATTCCAGATTCGTTAATAAATCGCGAAATGCTTGTGGTTACCCGTTTATCAAAAGCACCTGTCGGAATCAAAGTTGGTAATCAACAATATGGTGGTGAAGAACTGAATGAGCAAGTTTGGAAATGGGAGCGCAGGGGAAAACAGATTTATATTCGCGTACCAAGTTATGCCACAAAGGCCGATGCAAATAGTGATATGTATGAGTCTGTACAAAATTCTAACCTTGCTCAAATTTTAGCAAGTTTCGAAATTAAAGCTTATAATAAAGATACTACAGGCGTTTTAATTGATGTGACCGATTTTTACAATGGCGATATTATGGCCATTGGCGCAACCGATCAAATTCGGAAAGCTTATAAAGTTACTACTTACGACGCTACAAGATCTTACATTGATACGGTTAAAACTTTCCCAATTAATATGGAAGTTAAAACTGCAAAAACCTATCGTGCGGCAGAATCTCCAACTGATAATAGCATTGCCTCGGTAACTTTCGAATTTAATACTTCGATGTTGTTGCTACCGAAAATTCCGGTAAAAGCAAGAATTATGGATGCCAGAGTAGGTTATTTCGGCCAATCGCAAATCGATTATGGTTCAAATGCGCAAAAAGCAGAACGCACCGCTTACATTCACCGTTGGAATTTGGTTCCGAAAGATACCGTTGCTTATAAGCGTGGTGAATTGGTAGAACCTGTAAAGCCTATCGTTATTTATATCGATCCGGCAACGCCGAAAAAATGGGTTCCCTATTTAATTCAGGGGATTAATGATTGGCAAGTTGCTTTTGAGGCTGCGGGTTTTAAAAACGCAATTATTGGTAAAGAAGCGCCAACTCCGCAACAAGATTCACAGTTTAGTGTAGAAGATTCTAGGTATTCGGTGGTGCGTTATTTCGCATCAGATATTGCAAATGCATATGGCCCACATATTAGCGATCCACGAACTGGCCAGATTTTAGAAACTCATATTGGTTGGTATCACAATGTGATGAACTTATTGCGCAATTGGTATTTTGTACAAACCGCAGCAATAAATCCAGCGGTTCGTAAAGCACAATTTACAGATGCGCAAATGGGCGAATTAATTCGTTTTGTTTCTTCTCACGAGATTGGTCACACTTTGGGTTTACCACACAATTTCGGATCGAGTTATGCTTATCCAGTTGATTCTTTGCGTTCAAAAGCGTTTACTGATAAGCATGGAACAGCGCCATCAATTATGGATTATGCTCGTTTCAATTACATTGCTCAACCTGGCGATGGGGTTACAAAACTGCATCCACAAATTGGCGAATATGATAAATGGGCGGTTAAATGGGGATATTCTTGGATTCCAGGAAATAAAAATGCTGAAGAAGAAAGAGAAGTCTTAGATACTTGGACACTGAAAAATGCGGGTAACCCTTTATACTTTTATGGCCGACAAGGAACTTCTTTAGATCCTCGTTTACAAAGCGAAGACTTAGGCGACAATGCAATGAAAGCAAGTAATTATGGTATCGCAAACTTAAAACGCATTCTTCCAAACGTAGAAAAATGGACTTACCAAAAAGGGAAAGATTATAGCGATTTAAAAGAAATTTACACGGAAATTGTTGGTCAATTTAACCGTTATATGGGTCACGTAGCTACCAACGTTGGTGGTTTAAGCGAAAACTTTAAAACTTACGATCAAAAAGGTGCGGTTTATACTTATTTACCAAAAGCAAAGCAAAGAGAGGCCGTAACTTTCTTTAATCAACAATTATTTACGACACCCCTTTGGTTAATTAATAATGAACAATTGGGTAAATTTGATAACGGAACCTTGCTTAATCGCATTAAAGCAGTGCAGGCAAATACGTTAGTTAATCTTTTATCGGCACCTAGAATTGCTCGATTGTTGGATAATGAAACTAAAAACGGATCGGCAAAAGCATACACTTTGCCAGAGTTATTTACCGATTTAAAAACTTCCGTTTTTGCCGCAGGCAGAGCCGATGCTTTCAAACGTAATTTGCAAAGAGCCTACGTAGATCGTTTGGGTTATTTAATGACAACAGAATCTGAATTGCCTGTAGGTTTCCCAATCGATGCTGCTGCAAGTTATGGTTTAACGCCTATAAATGTAAGCTTATCAGATATTAGGCCGTTAGTAAGAGCCGAATTGAAAAAACTTATCGCGACAACGAAAGCGAGATCAGCTGCTGGTGATGCCATTACAAAAGCACATTATGAAGACTTAAATATCAGGATTAAAAACATTTTAGATCCTAAAAAATAG
- a CDS encoding DinB family protein produces MNRPQPSEYPIWGEIYISKVNGDIFEVLKEQIKSLPTLFRANADKQNYAYAAGKWTLKEMLGHIIDCERIFAYRITAFARNEKQHLPGFDEDDYVLNAHFAERDLEDLLQEFIALRRANLYLFSSLNHEELERKGVASEREINVKSILFITAGHIIHHISILKERYHVV; encoded by the coding sequence ATGAACCGACCACAGCCTAGTGAGTATCCCATTTGGGGAGAAATATACATTAGCAAAGTAAATGGAGATATTTTCGAAGTTTTAAAGGAGCAAATAAAAAGTCTTCCTACATTGTTTAGGGCAAATGCTGATAAACAAAATTACGCTTATGCTGCAGGGAAATGGACCTTGAAAGAAATGCTTGGCCATATTATAGATTGCGAAAGGATATTTGCTTACCGAATTACTGCTTTTGCAAGAAATGAAAAACAACATTTACCTGGTTTTGATGAAGATGATTATGTGCTAAATGCTCATTTTGCTGAAAGAGATTTAGAAGATTTACTTCAAGAATTTATTGCCTTGAGAAGGGCAAATCTCTATCTTTTTAGTTCTTTGAATCACGAGGAATTGGAGAGAAAAGGTGTTGCTTCTGAACGGGAAATTAATGTAAAATCCATTTTGTTTATTACCGCCGGACATATTATTCATCATATATCCATTTTAAAAGAACGTTATCATGTGGTTTAA
- a CDS encoding DMT family transporter: MNWIILIIAGLFEVGFTTCLKLSNNFSNLKWSIAFFICISLSFILLNKATQTLPMGTAYAVWTGIGAVGTVIIGILYFNEPATFWRIFFICTLIGSIAGLKFFASH, encoded by the coding sequence ATGAACTGGATTATTTTAATTATTGCTGGCCTTTTTGAAGTTGGTTTTACCACCTGCTTAAAATTATCAAATAATTTCTCCAATTTAAAATGGAGTATTGCTTTCTTTATTTGTATTTCCTTAAGTTTTATTCTTTTAAATAAAGCAACGCAAACACTTCCTATGGGTACAGCTTATGCCGTTTGGACGGGAATTGGAGCAGTTGGAACAGTAATTATCGGCATTCTTTATTTTAATGAGCCAGCTACATTTTGGCGCATATTTTTTATTTGTACGTTGATTGGATCAATAGCCGGGTTAAAGTTTTTTGCATCTCATTAA